The genomic stretch GCACCAGTTGCATGAACTGACTATAGAAGCATTGCCGACAGACATACCCGAATTCATCGAAGTGGACATTTCTCACCTTAAGATAGGCGATGTTTTAATGGTCAAAGACATTAAGCTGAGCGAAAAGATAACGGTCCTAGATGACCCGGAGGAAGTGATCGTCACTGTGCTCGCGCCGACCATTGAAGAAGAGGAAGCGCCTGCCGGAGAATCTGCGGAGCCGGAAGTAGTGAGCAAGGGCAAGGAAAAGAAAGAGGAGTGATTTTGGCGCAACAAAATGTTGCGCTTTTCTTTTACCGGAGGTGGAACGTTTTGTTTTTGATAGTCGGACTGGGAAATCCGGGCAAAGAATATGAGAATACCAGGCATAATGTGGGATTTAAGGTGCTTGAAAAAATTTCCGAAAAACTTGGTGTGAAGGTGGACAAGATTAAGTTCAAAGGACTTTTTGGAGAAGCTACCTACGGAGGAGAGAAAATCATCCTCCTGAAACCGATGACTTTTATGAACCTTTCTGGCCAAAGTGTAGGGGAGGCGGTGAGGTATTATAAAGTCCCTTCGGAAAACCTAATTGTGATTTACGACGATATGGACCTTCCGGTTGGGAGGCTCAGAATAAGGAGAAAGGGCAGCTCGGGTGGACATAAGGGTATGGAATCCATAATATCCTGTTTATCAAGCGAGGATTTTCTAAGGATAAGGGTGGGCATCGGGAGGCCAAAAGGCGATGTGGTCGATCATGTGTTAGGAAATTTCGATCCTGAAGAAAATCAAGCTGTAGAATCTGCAATAGAAGCCGCAGCAGATGCTGCCCTCGCTATAGTAAAGGAAGGGGTACAAGAGGCCATGAACAGGTATAACGGATTTATGCCTTAAACCATATATTGTTATAAAAGGCATACAATTACCTGGAATTAAACTAAATCCCCTGGTATAATAAAATACTGTATTTTAGTTAAAACAACTTCCAGAGGGAGAGGGAAATGATAAGGCTAGAGAGGCTTACCGAAAAACCTATTCTTGAGCCAAAACGAAATGGAGAAGCGGAGAGCGAATGGGAGAGGGCAGCGGTGTTCAACTGCGCTGCCATTTATGACAACGGCCTTTTCCACCTGATTTACAGAGCTTCAAACATAGGCCCCCATGAGAAATACGGGCGGTACATTTCGAGGTTGGGTTACGCGGTAAGCACCGATGGCTTGAATTTTAACAGGCTACGGGCTCCAATAATCACAAACGACCAGCCTCACGAACAGAGAGGATGTGAGGATCCACGGGTAGTCAAGATTGGCGATACCTATTATATGATGTACGTGGCATTCGGCGGAAGATTCGACGGCGACTGGCGTATATGTCTTGCAACTTCCAAAAACCTCATTAAATGGGAAAAACACGGAATAGTGCTCGATGAGCCAAATAAAAACGCCTCGCTCTTCCCAGAAAAAATAAACGGAAAGTTCGTCATGCTTCACCGCAGATACCCGAATATTTGGATAGCTTTCTCAGAAGATTTAAAAGCATGGCACGACCACAGACCCATTTTAGAGCCTGTGAAAGGTACGTGGCAGAGCGCAAGAGTAGGCATAGCAGGACCCCCTATAAAGACCCAGGACGGCTGGTTTTTGATATACCATGCAGCCGACTCAAAAAATACGTACAGGCTTGGAGCTGCTCTTTTGGACCTCGAAGATCCTTCGAAAGTTTTAGCGAGGCAGGAAGACCCCATAATGGAGCCGCAGCTTTCATGGGAAAAAGAAGGATATGTGCCGAATGTAGTCTTCAGTTGCGGACATGCTGTAAAGGGCGACGACATATACATCTACTATGCAGGGGCGGATAGCGCTATAGGGGTGGCATATTTAAACAAAGCAGACATAAAGTTTAGGAGGGCAAGGGCTGTAGCATAATAAAGCCGGCGAAAAGTGCCGGCTTTTAAAATTGTCACCGTCTGATGGGGACAGACCTTTATTATCTTTTTATTGCACCGTAAAGAAATAGAGGATATAATAAAATCAGAAAATATAAGAAATTCATAAAATAATGTCACCATCTATTGGTGACAAAATTTAAGAGGAGGGTGAATTTATGAGGGCAAAAATTCAGGCTTTTGGGAGATTTTTAAGCGGAATGGTGATGCCCAACATCGGTGCCTTTATAGCGTGGGGGCTTATAACTGCGTTTTTTATCCCCACTGGCTGGACTCCCAATGAACACCTGGGCAAATTAGTAGGCCCCATGATTACTTATCTACTTCCGCTGTTAATAGGTTATACAGGCGGAAAGATGGTGCACGATGTGAGGGGTGGTGTCGTCGGCGCTGTAGCCACTATGGGCGTAATAGTGGGCTCGGATATACCAATGTTCATGGGTGCGATGATAATGGGTCCACTAGGCGGATACGTTATAAAAAAGGTGGACGAAGCATTGAAAGACAGGATACCGGCCGGATTTGAGATGCTGGTGAACAACTTTTCTGCAGGAATTGTAGGCATGATAGTCACGATTCTGGCATATTCTGCCATAGGCCCGGTGGTTTTGGGTCTCAACAAGGTCCTGGCTGCAGGAGTTCAGGCCATAGTGAATATGGGACTTTTACCTCTTGCTTCTATATTCATAGAGCCTGGCAAAATATTGTTTTTAAACAACGCCATTAACCACGGGATTTTGGGACCACTAGGAGTGGCGGAAGTCGCCCAGAAAGGCAAGTCCATTTTCTTCCTGCTCGAGACTAACCCGGGGCCTGGTTTGGGAGTGCTCCTGGCCTACTGGCTCGTGGGTAAGGGGATGGCTAAGCAGTCTGCGCCCGGTGCGATAATTATACACTTTTTTGGCGGAATCCACGAGATTTACTTCCCGTACGTACTAATGAATCCGATACTGGTGATCGCTGTGATCCTGGGCGGAGCTGCCGGTGTGTTCACCTTTGCCGCCCTTGGTGCGGGGCTTGTGGCGACCCCATCGCCGGGAAGCATTTTCGCGGAAATAGCTATGGCACCTAAAGGCGGCCTAATTCCGGTGTTGGCAGGTATCGCGCTTTCGGCTTTGGTGTCCTTTCTTGTGTCTTCCCTGCTTCTAAAGCGTTTCGCTCAGGACGAGGAAGACCTGGATGCTGCAAAGCAGATGGTGAGCCAGCTTAAAGGCGGAAGGGCACACGAGGTAACAAAAAGGCCAAAAATAAGAAAAATAGTTTTTGCCTGCGATGGTGGCATGGGTTCATCAGCCATGGGTGCTTCGGTCTTGAGAAGGAAAATCAAGGAAGCAGGTTTGGATATTGAAGTAGTGCACACCGCCATAAACGAAATTCCGGAAGACGCCGATATAGTAATTACGCACAGAGAACTTACTGCGCGGGCAAAAGCAAAAGTCCCCGGTGCAGAGCATGTATCAATCGAAACTTTCGTGAATAATCCGATATACGATGAACTGGTCGATAGGTTGAAAAAATGATGAAAAAAGGAAATAATATGGAGTAACAGCTCAAGCTGTTACTCTCATTTTTTCAAGATGGTGATGAACGTGAGTTTTACCAGGCGGCAAAGGAAAATAATAAGGGTGTTGTTTGAAGGGCAGGCTACTGCCGAAAAGCTCGCAAGTATTTTAGGGGTTAGCAGGCGAACGATTCTCAGAGACTTACCCGGGCTTTCTGATAAATTGAAGGCCTATGGGATAAAACTCCAGAGAAAATCAGGGAAGGGCATAAGCCTGGAAGGCGAAAGCGATTCCCTTGAAAATCTGAAACGGGACATAGAGAAAGCCTATCAAGATGAAAGGGTAACCCATGAGGAGAGGCAAAAGCTTATCATTTTGTTTTTGCTGGAGAACAAGGAGCCTCAAAAACTATACAGCCTGGCAAAGGAGTTTGGAGTTACGGAAGCTACGATAAGCAACGACTTAGATGAAGTGGAAGAATTGCTCTCTGAATATGGACTGAAGCTTGTGAGGAGGCCGGGACTTGGGGTTTTTATAAAAGGACCCGAAAAAAATATAAGGCACCTCATTACCGAGCTTTTTTACGAATACTTCGATGAAACGCAACTGGTGAGGCTTATAAGAGAGAATCTGAAGGGGGTTTTAAAGAATGAAGATTGGGTTGAGAGGATAAAAGGTAGGTTTTTTGGTTTTATTGAGAAAAATTGGCTTGAAAGTGTAGAAAGTATTTTAAAAAAGACCATTGAAGAAAACGGAATAAACTTAGCGGACAGCGCGTATGCCGGCTTGCTGGTCCACGTAGCCCTTGCTTTGAAAAGGTTAAAAAACGGAGAGGTTATATCAATAGATGGTGCGCTCCTTTCTGCAATGAGAGGGACCAAGGAGTTCGAACTAGCAGCTCGGCTTGCAAGTCGGCTGGAAACGACTTTTGGAGTAAAAATTCCTGAAGAAGAACTTGGCTATATAACAATGCATCTTTTGGGGGCTAAACTCCGCGCCGGGGATGAAGACTTCAGGGAACTTTTTGTAATGGACCACCAGGAAGCTGTGGAAGCTTCTTTGGAAATCCTAAAAGAAGCGGGCAGGGAACTGAAGCGGGACCTGGCAGGGGATGCTAGGGCTGTAGAAGATTTGGCAATGCACTTGAAGCCCGCTCTCGTTAGAATGAGGATGGGAATGGAAATTAGAAACCCTATTCTTCCCCAGATAAAAGATGCCTACCCGGACCTCTTATGGGTGGCGAAAAAAGCTGCTCGGGTTTTGGAAAGTCGGTTTGGCGTTCAGGTTCCGGAGGAAGAGATAGGATATATAGCAATGCACATAGGTGCAGCTCTTGAGAGGAAGATAGAGAAGGCAGGGGTAGTGCTGGTATGCCCAAGCGGCATCGGAAGCGCCAGGATGCTGGCAAGTCGTATAAAGAAAGAGCTGCCGGATTTGGAAATCATCGATGTGGTTTCGCTGTTAGATTTGGAAAGGGCTCTGGAAAAACACCCCGAGACAGAGGCCGTGATATCTACCGTGCCTTTAGAAGAAGACAGGCTGCCGGTAATAGTGGTGTCTCCGCTATTATCCTACGATGATGTGGAAAATATCAAGACTTTAATCAGGAAGAAGACTTTTTTGGATAAAAAAAGCTGCGAAAAGCAAAAGACGGGCGGCGATATAGCGTTTGAACTGCTGGAACATTTTTCGCTGGAAAAAGTAAATACGGGAACTTTTGAGGAACTACTGGATGCCATAGGGGAAAAGATTAAGTCAAAGCCGGGGATAATTTCTGTATCGGAAGTGAAAAGGGATATTAATGAAAGAGAATTGAAGTCGGGGACTGCCGTGCCCGGGGCGGGAATCTCAGTGCTCCACGCCAGGACCGTTGGAGTAGAAAAGCCTTTTTTGGGACTTTTTCGCCTGGAAAAACCTCTTAAGATGAAAAGTATGGATGGTGGAATAGAGGATGTCAAGGCATGTCTTTTAATGCTACTTCCTAAAAAATCTTCGCCGAAAGAGATGGAGATAATGGGACGTATAAGCGCAGCTTTGATAGAAGAAGAAGGCTTTGCCGAATTGCTTAAAGACGGTGCTGATGTGGAAGTGATTAGGTCATTTATTAGGATTTTAAAATAGATAGGGGGTAATGAAGTTGGCGTTTGCTTTTTTCAGGAAAAAAGATGAATTGATTAGCGAAAAGGCCGTTGCAGTAGGCGCGAAAGCTAAAGATAAATATGAAGCTATAGAAATAGTGGGTGAGTTACTGGTAAGAGAAGGGCATGTAGAACGTTCTTATATAGACGAAATGAAAAAGAGAGAGGAACTTTTATCCACGTATATTGGGAATGGGATTGCAATTCCTCATGGCGGAAGCGAAGCAAAAGAAAAGATCAAAAAGAGCGGGCTTGCAGTGGCCCAGTTTCCTGAAGGAGTTGATTTCGGCAACGGGAACAAGGCGTATATAGTAATAGGAATAGCAGCAAAGGGCGACGAACACCTTGATATTCTAGCAAATATTGCGACAGCCTGCGAAGATGAAAATAGGGTGAAAAAACTAGTAAAAACCAAGAATCCTAAAGAAATCATAAGGTTGCTGAAAGAAGGGTTTTCAAGATGAAGACGGCTGTTCATTTTGGTGCTGGCAACATAGGGCGGGGCTTCATAGGTTTTTTGCTTGCAAAGGCCGGGTACCGTGTAGTATTTGTCGATATAAATCCCGGTTTGATAGAAGAGCTCAATAAAAGCGGTTCTTACAAGGTTTTGGAAAAGGGCGACGAGCTTAAGGTCCATCTGGTTGAAGGCGTGGAGGGCATCCTGGCATCAGACGAGGAAATGGTCGCTGAAAAGATAATCGAGGCTCAGATAGTTACAACGGCGGTGGGGCCGGGTGTCTTGAAGGCTATAGCTCCTATTATAGCATCGGGTATTTCGCTCAGGTTAAAGCGTTCATCGAAGCCACTCAATGTTATTGCTTGCGAAAATATGGTGGGTGCATCTACTTTTTTAAAAGAAAAGGTCATGGAAAAACTTACACCTGAAGAAAGACAGGAGGCGATAAAAAAGGTGGGATTTCCTGATGCCTCGGTGGACAGGATAGTTCCCCCTCAGGAAGGGACCTTTCTCCTTGATGTTTCAGTAGAACCGTACTTCGAATGGGTGGTGGATGCCGGAGGCTTTGCTGGGGAAATACCGTCAATCCCGGGGATGAAAGCTGTTGATAACCTGCGGGCTTACGTAGAGCGAAAAATTTATACATTGAACACCGGACATGCAGTGGCGGCTTACCTCGGTTACCAAAAAGGTTACGGCACTATACTTGATGCGCTGAATGAAAAAAGTATACTTGAGACGGTCAGGGGGGCGATGGAAGAGTCGGGAACTTACCTGACGACCAGATTTGGATTTGATAAAAAGGAGCACGGCAATTACATCGAAAGTACGTTGAGGCGTTTTCTAAATCCAGCTCTGAAAGATGCTGTAGTTCGTGTGGGGCGAAATCCTTTGAGAAAATTGGGCCCTGAAGACCGATTAATTTATCCGGCTATGAAAGCCCAGCAGCTCGGGATAACTCCCCATAATTTATGCAAGGGAATAGCCGCAGCCTTAAAATTCGACTATGAAGAGGATGAAGAAGCCCTCAAACTGCAGATGATGATTAAAGATGAAGGAATAGAGCAAGTTCTAAAAAAGGTATGTGGTATACCAGAAGAAAATCCATTATTCGAGATTATAAAAGGATATTTTTTATAAAAAGAAAAAAATCTCTAAAAAGCACTTCCTTGGCTAGATCCCAGGGGGTGCTTTATTTATTGCAGATTATACTAAGCTGGCTCGGGGGATAATGCTATTAGGGACATTTAAAAAATTGACGTTGACTTATTGACAGCGAAAAACAAATAAAGTATAATAAAATTAAGCTGGAGGTGAAAAAATGGTAAATATACAGATAGATGAAAGAGCAAAAAATTTCATTAGGCAGAAAAATGCCGACGCTGTGACAGTAAAATTGGAGCGCTACGGCGGAGGGTGAGCAGGTTGCAGGTATCTGCCTACCGTGTACGTAGGTGTCCCATCTGATGCTAACGATTACGAAGTATACGAGGTCGACGGTATAAAGGTGTACGTCAGTCCTTTTGTCAATACAAGAGATGGCCTTAAAATTTACATTTCTGGTTTTGGTATGTTCAAAAACCTTGCCGTAACCGGAGGGTATTGATTAGACTTTTTTATGCTCCTTGTAAAGCTGTATAAACTTCATTATAAACATGAACTCTTCTGGAGTACAATCTGCTATTATTTCCAAAAAGGACTTCACTTTCGGGTCTGCGAAAAGCTGCTTTAGTTCCGGATTCATTGGCCTTAAAAGGGAAGTTATGTCATCATCGTCGCTCACGAAATAGCAGGGCGAAAGAGAAAGGGCTTTGGCTATTTTTTCAAGAGTTTTTATAGAAGGTTCTACTTTGCCGCTTTCGATTTGTCCAATGAGTCCCGGCGAAACTCCTGCTTTTTTTGCCAGCTCTGCCTGAGTAATGCTGCGCTCCTGGCGAATTTTTTTGATTTT from Caldanaerovirga acetigignens encodes the following:
- a CDS encoding PTS mannitol transporter subunit IICB; translated protein: MRAKIQAFGRFLSGMVMPNIGAFIAWGLITAFFIPTGWTPNEHLGKLVGPMITYLLPLLIGYTGGKMVHDVRGGVVGAVATMGVIVGSDIPMFMGAMIMGPLGGYVIKKVDEALKDRIPAGFEMLVNNFSAGIVGMIVTILAYSAIGPVVLGLNKVLAAGVQAIVNMGLLPLASIFIEPGKILFLNNAINHGILGPLGVAEVAQKGKSIFFLLETNPGPGLGVLLAYWLVGKGMAKQSAPGAIIIHFFGGIHEIYFPYVLMNPILVIAVILGGAAGVFTFAALGAGLVATPSPGSIFAEIAMAPKGGLIPVLAGIALSALVSFLVSSLLLKRFAQDEEDLDAAKQMVSQLKGGRAHEVTKRPKIRKIVFACDGGMGSSAMGASVLRRKIKEAGLDIEVVHTAINEIPEDADIVITHRELTARAKAKVPGAEHVSIETFVNNPIYDELVDRLKK
- a CDS encoding mannitol-1-phosphate 5-dehydrogenase, coding for MKTAVHFGAGNIGRGFIGFLLAKAGYRVVFVDINPGLIEELNKSGSYKVLEKGDELKVHLVEGVEGILASDEEMVAEKIIEAQIVTTAVGPGVLKAIAPIIASGISLRLKRSSKPLNVIACENMVGASTFLKEKVMEKLTPEERQEAIKKVGFPDASVDRIVPPQEGTFLLDVSVEPYFEWVVDAGGFAGEIPSIPGMKAVDNLRAYVERKIYTLNTGHAVAAYLGYQKGYGTILDALNEKSILETVRGAMEESGTYLTTRFGFDKKEHGNYIESTLRRFLNPALKDAVVRVGRNPLRKLGPEDRLIYPAMKAQQLGITPHNLCKGIAAALKFDYEEDEEALKLQMMIKDEGIEQVLKKVCGIPEENPLFEIIKGYFL
- a CDS encoding PTS sugar transporter subunit IIA; translated protein: MAFAFFRKKDELISEKAVAVGAKAKDKYEAIEIVGELLVREGHVERSYIDEMKKREELLSTYIGNGIAIPHGGSEAKEKIKKSGLAVAQFPEGVDFGNGNKAYIVIGIAAKGDEHLDILANIATACEDENRVKKLVKTKNPKEIIRLLKEGFSR
- a CDS encoding glycosidase yields the protein MIRLERLTEKPILEPKRNGEAESEWERAAVFNCAAIYDNGLFHLIYRASNIGPHEKYGRYISRLGYAVSTDGLNFNRLRAPIITNDQPHEQRGCEDPRVVKIGDTYYMMYVAFGGRFDGDWRICLATSKNLIKWEKHGIVLDEPNKNASLFPEKINGKFVMLHRRYPNIWIAFSEDLKAWHDHRPILEPVKGTWQSARVGIAGPPIKTQDGWFLIYHAADSKNTYRLGAALLDLEDPSKVLARQEDPIMEPQLSWEKEGYVPNVVFSCGHAVKGDDIYIYYAGADSAIGVAYLNKADIKFRRARAVA
- a CDS encoding BglG family transcription antiterminator, yielding MVMNVSFTRRQRKIIRVLFEGQATAEKLASILGVSRRTILRDLPGLSDKLKAYGIKLQRKSGKGISLEGESDSLENLKRDIEKAYQDERVTHEERQKLIILFLLENKEPQKLYSLAKEFGVTEATISNDLDEVEELLSEYGLKLVRRPGLGVFIKGPEKNIRHLITELFYEYFDETQLVRLIRENLKGVLKNEDWVERIKGRFFGFIEKNWLESVESILKKTIEENGINLADSAYAGLLVHVALALKRLKNGEVISIDGALLSAMRGTKEFELAARLASRLETTFGVKIPEEELGYITMHLLGAKLRAGDEDFRELFVMDHQEAVEASLEILKEAGRELKRDLAGDARAVEDLAMHLKPALVRMRMGMEIRNPILPQIKDAYPDLLWVAKKAARVLESRFGVQVPEEEIGYIAMHIGAALERKIEKAGVVLVCPSGIGSARMLASRIKKELPDLEIIDVVSLLDLERALEKHPETEAVISTVPLEEDRLPVIVVSPLLSYDDVENIKTLIRKKTFLDKKSCEKQKTGGDIAFELLEHFSLEKVNTGTFEELLDAIGEKIKSKPGIISVSEVKRDINERELKSGTAVPGAGISVLHARTVGVEKPFLGLFRLEKPLKMKSMDGGIEDVKACLLMLLPKKSSPKEMEIMGRISAALIEEEGFAELLKDGADVEVIRSFIRILK
- the pth gene encoding aminoacyl-tRNA hydrolase — protein: MFLIVGLGNPGKEYENTRHNVGFKVLEKISEKLGVKVDKIKFKGLFGEATYGGEKIILLKPMTFMNLSGQSVGEAVRYYKVPSENLIVIYDDMDLPVGRLRIRRKGSSGGHKGMESIISCLSSEDFLRIRVGIGRPKGDVVDHVLGNFDPEENQAVESAIEAAADAALAIVKEGVQEAMNRYNGFMP
- a CDS encoding CC/Se motif family (seleno)protein, which gives rise to MVNIQIDERAKNFIRQKNADAVTVKLERYGGGUAGCRYLPTVYVGVPSDANDYEVYEVDGIKVYVSPFVNTRDGLKIYISGFGMFKNLAVTGGY